tcaaataaattggttagtctctaaggtgccacaagtactccttttctttctacaggtTTGTAACATTCCTCTGACAGCAGATTGGTCTCATTCACTTCCAGGTTAGGGGGCAGTAATTTATGAATAAGCATGTCCATAGTGCTCATTGGAACCTAGCTCAGGCACTTGTGATCCCGCCTTGCCACCCTCCGTGAGGTAGACAGtatcatgatccccattttactcGCAGGGGAACTGATGGTGCAAGAGGGAATCTGAAGAGCACCTGGTTTTCCTGAGACCAAAGCCACACGCCCTGGTCCAGGTGTGTGCTTTGGGTAGCAGACATGCCATGGGGCTGGTTGTTTGCATTGTTGCCCTGGGAGTGTCCCTGCCCCCGTGCCCTGTGGGTGAGAATCCCAATGGAATAGAAACGGGTTCTTCCAAACCGTGACAGGAGGCTGCCATTCCAGGACTAGTACTCTGCCTCTCACTCCAGTGACAGGCAGGCTCCGGGTTGGGGAATCACTGCTGCTTcattgaggccttgtctacatgagacaGTTGAACtagtttttaaaccaatttaggtAAACTGGTGCAAACTCCTCTGAGGATGCTCTTATTTCACTTTCAGAAGGGCTTACTGCAGTTTAACTAAGACTGATTCCCGATCAGCTTTACCTAAATCAAAATAAAGGAAGTCACACACAGGTTTGCACCAGTTGAATAACCTAACCCCCCTGGTAGACATCCCTATGTCTTCCCTTGACATAGCTATCGCCTCTTGCAGTGGTGGACTAACTACACAGGCAGGAGAAGCACTGTACAGGGGGACAAGCCCACAGACCTGCACTATTTTAACTAAAATGGTTTAGTTGAACAGATGCAAATCCTTGTGTGGACACTTTTATTATGTCTTAAATCTCTCCCCACTCTTCTTAAACTAAATAGCAATAAGCCACACTTAGTCTGAAATCAAAATGTCCACAAAGtcttttgcaccaatttaactgaaTAAGTTTAAAATTGCACCCtttgttaaaccagtgcaaccccGTGTTTACATGAACCCCAAGCTCTACTTTGCACCCAGTGACCTCAGGAAAcccaggccaggagctgctggaagttCTCCTAGCTTGTGCAAAGCCACTAATACGTTGCACTTGGATAATGGGCAGAACTCTGCTCATGGCTTACTCATTATAGGCTGAGCTGTGAATGCTGGTGCCGTTAGTCCTGATGGTGTGGAGTAAAGTTACCAAAAGGTTCTTTAGAGCAAGACGGGCTACACCTCGAGGTGTAATTCCCAACTTGGGCAGACGTGCCCACACTAGATCTGACCCAACTCGCTCACTACGTATAGAAGCGTAGCTGCTGCAGTGCAAAACGTGGGACAAGCCAGCCTCCCAAAAGCACAGCTAGGGGTTCTGATGGGCTTAAACTTGGCCTCCACACCACCAAGGCTACCCTGCTGTGTTTAGCATTCTGGATCTATTAGAAATGGGAGTGACGTCAACAGCTGTAGTGTTGACAAACCCACAGACATTAGATGGAGGAGCGAGAACGTCATTGGAGGGGAAGCAGGCAAGCTTCAGGGATGAGTCATCCAAACCCATTACCCACGTGAATGGTAATGCTCACAgcactttccctcccctcccctagaatcatagaatcatagaatatcagggttggaagggaccccagaaggtcatctagtccaaccccctgctcgaagcaggaccaattcccagttaaatcatcccagccagggctttgtcaagcctgaccttaaaaacctctaaggaaggagattctaccacctccctaggtaacgcattccagtgtttcaccaccctcctagtgaaaaagtttttcctaatatccaatctaaacctcccccactgcaacttgagaccattactcctcgttctgccccaatacctgcagcccctgctgcaggtATTCAGGAGGTAGTGTACAATCAGTGAAAATGGCGTGAACCAGGTTTCTCTTTCAGCGGCCTGCAATGGGCCAGATCTCCAGGTGGTGTAAATGGGTATAACTGTAATGGCTATCTGCCCATTTCTGACAGCTCAGTACTGAGCTTGATGAGTCTATTTTCAGACAGAATTTTCATGGACAGTTCATAGTGCATCTAATGAGAGGAATGTAGAGAAAAAGAAACTGTGGTTTGAACTGCTACAGAGCCCTCACTTACCGCTTATTGTCTCTGTAATGAGAGCGGAATGGCTGCAGTGCAGGAGCCAAGAATAGGCTATTCGTCCCTCACTCTTTTTGTGCCATTAGCACAGGACACGTGAAGAACTAATGCTGAGAAAACACCACCTTGTCATGGTCCCATCAGACGGTTACTGATTGTTTTAATGGTTAGTTACAGGGGCAGGAAGTAGCCGTGCCGTGGAATTGAACATACCCAACCGGCCGCACCATGGCAGCTTCCAACTGGACCACGccccacccctccaccttcatcctccTCGGCATCCCGGGGCTGGAGGCGGCgcatgtctggatctccatccccttctgctccGTCTACCTTCTGTCCCTCCTGGGGAAtggcctcctcctggctgttaTCAAGACCGAGCCGAGCCTCCACGAGCCCATGTACCTTTTCCTTTCCATGCTGGCACTCGCTGACCTGGTCATCTCCACCACCACCCTGCCCAAAGCCCTCTGCATCTTCTGGTTCAGCGAGCGGGCCATTCACACCAACTCGTGCCTGGCCCAGATTTTTTTGATTCACTCACTTGCTACCATGGAGTCCGGGTTTATGCTGGCCATGGCCTTTGATCGCTACATCGCTATCTGTAATCCACTGCGACACTCGGCCATCCTGACCAATCAGGCCATAGCCAAGATAGGGGTAGGCGTTGTGATGAGGGGGGCCGTGTTACTGGGCCCACACCCATTCCTGCTGAAATGGCTCCCATACTGCAGGACCCACGTGATTTCTCACACCTATTGTGAGTTCATGGCACTCGTGAAACTGGCCTGTGCAGACACGACGGTCATGAGAGCCTATGGTCTGCTTGTGGCGTTTCTAACAGGGGGGTTAGATTTTATCCTCGTTGTCCTGTCCTACATCTTGATCCTCCAGGCCGTCTTCAACCTCCCCTCCAAGGATGCACGGCACAAATCCTTGAGCACCTGCGGCTCCCACATCTGCATCATGCTGGTGTTTTACACCCCCGCCTTCTTCTCCTTCCTGTCCCACCGCTTTGGCCACGTGGCTCCCCATGTTCACATCCTAATCGCAAACATGTACATCCTCTTCCCTCCCATGATGAACCCCATCATCTACGGGGTGAGAACCCCACGCATCCGGCAGAGGGTGCTCCACGTCTTGGGCATCAAGCCATCCTGAAACCCACGGCATGGGTCAGCAGCTGGGGAGCAAGGTCTGTGCAGGTGATGTGAGGGCCAGCAAGGCCAGGGATCCAGACAAGTCACTCACCCCTTACTGTGAAAACCCACCACAGCCTTGCTGAGCAGCAGGGCTAATAAACATACTTGTCTGGGTCTGTAGCACAACGCGGCTTCAACTTTTCATTGCACAGCAGTGGCTACATTACGGCCTGACACCATTACTGCTTGCCTACATGCTATGCCAAGCTGGTGCTCCTGTCCACCTACCCACCCCAGCCTGGGAGGCAAGGCAGTTTCCCTTCCCCTGGGTCAGAGCTGGGCTGTCCTGGGTGCTGGGTGTCAGGACGACCTCATCTCCCTGACCATCCATTGCTCGCTACAGTCGAGGAGATTCCTAGGCACCAACCTCCTGCAGATACAAGGAGCAGGCCCCAGAGAGCACTGAGCCCTTAGCCACGGTTCTGGTGTGGTGGCATGGCTCCGGAGTGACCAGGGGACACAACCTGGGCACCCTGGCTGCCTACTATGGGGAAAGGGTGGGGTTAGTGAGTTGTCATACCAACAGGAGAGccccctgaatcatagaatcatagaatcatagaatatcagggttggaagggaccccagaaggtcatctagtccaaccccctgctcgaagcaggaccaaatcccagttaaatcatcccagccagggctttgtcaagcctgaccttaaaaacctctaaggaaggagattccaccacctccctaggtaacgcattccagtgtttcaccaccctcttagtgaaaaagtttttcctaatatccaatctaaacctcccccactgcaacttgagaccattactcctcgttctgtcatctgctaccattgagaacagtctagagccatcctctttggaaccccctttcaggtagttgaaagcagctatcaaatcccccctcattcttctcttctgcaggctaaacaatcccagctccctcagcctctcctcataactcatgtgttccagacccctaatcatttttgttgcccttcgctggactctctccaatttatccacatccttcttgaagtgtggggcccaaaactggacacagtactccagatgaggcctcctgCACCTGAGAGCCTTTACTAAGctccacccaaggctgcctccccaTTACGGATAATGTGTAtaggagctgtcataaatataaagggaagggtaaacccctttaagatcccccctggccagaggaaaaatcctctcacctgtaaagggttaagaagccaaaggtaacctcgctggcacattaccaaaatgaccaatgaggagacaagatactttcaaaagctgggaggagggagagaaacaaagggtctggggctctctgtatgctgcttttgccagggacagaacaggaatatagtcttagaacttttagtaagtaatctagctaggtatgtgttagattatgatttctttaaatggctgagaaaagaactgtgctgaatagaatgactatccctgtctgtgtgtcttttttataacttaaggttttgcctagagggattctctatgttttgaatctaattaccctgtaaggtatctaccatcctgattttacagaggtgattcctttacttctattaaaagtcctcttgtaagaaaactgaatgctttttcattgttctaagatccaagggtttgggtctgtggtcacctatgcaaattggtgaggatttttaccaaacctttcccaggaagtggggtgcaagggttgggaggattatGGGGgcaaagacatgtccaaactacgtttcccagtaagcccagttaaagtttggtggttgcagtggaaattccaaaggcaaagggtaaaataatgtgtaccttggggaacttttaacctaaactggtaaaagtaagtaaAACATAAAGTAAAACTTCAGTCCCCAGAACAATCaagaagcaggtcctcaaggaatcagtcctgaagcacttacatgagaggaaagtgatcaggaacagtcagcatggattcaccaagggaaggtcatgcctgactaatctaatcgccttctatgatgagattactggttctgtggatgaagggaaagcagtgaatatattgtttcttgacttcagcaaagcttttgacatggtctcccacagtattcttgtcagcaagttaaagaagtatgggatggatgaatgcactttaaggtaggtagaaagttggctagattgtcgggcttaatgagtagtgatcaatggctccattctggatggcagccggtatcaagtggagtgccccaagggtcggtcctggggctggttttcttcaatatcttcataaatgatctggagaatggtgtggtttgcactctcagcaaatttgcggatgatactaaactgggaggagtggtagatatggtggcaggt
The nucleotide sequence above comes from Caretta caretta isolate rCarCar2 chromosome 1, rCarCar1.hap1, whole genome shotgun sequence. Encoded proteins:
- the LOC125644488 gene encoding olfactory receptor 52K2-like, which codes for MAASNWTTPHPSTFILLGIPGLEAAHVWISIPFCSVYLLSLLGNGLLLAVIKTEPSLHEPMYLFLSMLALADLVISTTTLPKALCIFWFSERAIHTNSCLAQIFLIHSLATMESGFMLAMAFDRYIAICNPLRHSAILTNQAIAKIGVGVVMRGAVLLGPHPFLLKWLPYCRTHVISHTYCEFMALVKLACADTTVMRAYGLLVAFLTGGLDFILVVLSYILILQAVFNLPSKDARHKSLSTCGSHICIMLVFYTPAFFSFLSHRFGHVAPHVHILIANMYILFPPMMNPIIYGVRTPRIRQRVLHVLGIKPS